Proteins found in one Miscanthus floridulus cultivar M001 chromosome 4, ASM1932011v1, whole genome shotgun sequence genomic segment:
- the LOC136550967 gene encoding serine/threonine-protein kinase Nek3-like isoform X1, with the protein MEQYEVLEQIGKGSFGSALLVRHKVERKRYVLKKIRLARQTNRCRRSAHQEMELIAKVRNPYIVEYKEAWVEKGCYVCIVIGYCEGGDMSEAIKKANSNHFSEEKLCMWFVQLLMALDYLHINHILHRDVKCSNIFLTKDQNIRLGDFGLAKVLTSDDLACSVVGTPSYMCPELLADIPYGSKSDIWSLGCCIYEMAAFKPAFKAFDMQALINKINKSAVPPLPTMYSGAFRGLVKSMLRKSPDHRPNAAELLKHPHLQPYVFELQLKSTPRNLFSAKLPTKYVTNKASLSDAEDNCPSKYSKSHSFKLERAVKFDQDTSRHGGPGSTTGKDCPELSEQMEGLPDQVTKNVTDELIHEKYSKVTRSPAPTPRRASSTPRRHLEPSKTFHARTAHKEQPPSSRSSTNQTGQATRRESLPMRMVKTPDKKQATDILTRLKSPDVSVNSPRIDRIAEFPLASFQNPLHRITKLTSPSVIDQSITKDKCTFQVLRSDSENYIDSPDIDLLGADNSPRSSSDWRQRRFDTRSYQQRAEALEGLLEFSVQLLQQERFEELGILLKPFGPGKASPRETVIWLSRSLKETGL; encoded by the exons ATGGAGCAGTACGAGGTGTTGGAGCAGATTGGCAAGGGTTCATTCGGCTCGGCGCTCCTGGTGAGGCACAAGGTTGAGAGGAAAAG GTATGTCTTGAAGAAGATCCGCCTTGCACGCCAGACCAACCGGTGCCGTCGATCAGCACACCAGGAG ATGGAGCTCATTGCAAAAGTAAGGAATCCTTACATTGTGGAATACAAAGAGGCTTGGGTAGAGAAG GGTTGCTACGTGTGTATTGTCATTGGTTACTGCGAGGGAGGGGACAT GTCCGAGGCCATCAAGAAGGCTAACAGTAACCATTTCTCAGAAGAG AAACTTTGTATGTGGTTTGTGCAGCTCCTGATGGCACTTGATTACTTGCATATCAATCATATCCTTCATCGTGATGTCAAG TGCTCAAATATATTTCTCACAAAGGATCAAAACATAAGGCTTG GTGATTTTGGTCTTGCTAAAGTCTTAACTTCTGACGATTTAGCTTGTTCA GTTGTGGGAACTCCAAGTTACATGTGCCCTGAACTTCTTGCTGACATTCCATATGGTTCCAAGTCTGACATATGGTCCCTTG GCTGCTGCATCTATGAGATGGCTGCTTTCAAGCCTGCGTTCAAAGCATTT GATATGCAAGCACTGATAAATAAGATTAACAAGTCTGCTGTACCTCCTCTACCAACGATGTACTCTGGTGCATT TAGGGGACTCGTCAAAAGCATGCTGCGCAAAAGTCCAGATCATAGACCAAAT GCTGCAGAACTGCTTAAGCATCCACACCTTCAGCCCTACGTGTTCGAACTCCAATTGAAATCGACTCCTCGCAATTTGTTCTCTGCTAAGCTTCCTACCAAATACGTCACAAATAAGGCTTCACTTTCTGATGCCGAAGACAATTGTCCATCCAAATACAGCAAGAGCCATTCATTTAAATTGGAGAGGGCTGTAAAATTTGACCAAGACACTTCTAGGCATGGCGGTCCTGGTTCTACAACTGGGAAAGACTGCCCAGAACTAAGTGAACAAATGGAGGGATTGCCAGACCAAGTCACCAAGAATGTTACTGACGAACTGATACATGAGAAGTATTCAAAAGTTACAAGATCTCCTGCACCTACTCCGAGAAGAGCTTCATCGACACCAAGAAGACATCTAGAACCTTCAAAGACATTTCATGCTAGAACAGCTCACAAGGAG CAGCCTCCATCGTCAAGGTCTTCAACAAACCAAACGGGTCAAGCCACACGGAGAGAATCGCTCCCCATGCGTATGGTCAAAACTCCTGATAAGAAGCAGGCCACCGACATTCTCACCAGATTGAAATCTCCTGACGTTTCAGTAAACTCTCCTCGAATCGACAGAATTGCTGAATTTCCACTAGCATCCTTTCAAAACCCATTGCATCGCATCACAAAGCTCACATCGCCATCTGTCATTGATCAATCCATTACCAAGGACAAGTGCACTTTCCAAGTGCTCCGAAGCGATAGCGAAAACTACATTGACTCTCCTGACATCGACCTTCTTGGTGCTGACAATTCACCTAGGAGTTCATCTGATTGGAGGCAGAGAAGGTTTGACACGAGGTCTTACCAGCAGAGAGCTGAGGCTCTGGAGGGATTGCTTGAGTTCAGTGTCCAATTGCTACAGCAGGAGAGGTTTGAGGAGTTGGGGATCTTGCTGAAGCCATTCGGACCCGGTAAGGCATCTCCAAGAGAGACAGTCATATGGTTGTCAAGGAGTTTGAAAGAAACTGGACTATAA
- the LOC136550967 gene encoding serine/threonine-protein kinase Nek3-like isoform X2 yields the protein MEQYEVLEQIGKGSFGSALLVRHKVERKRYVLKKIRLARQTNRCRRSAHQEMELIAKVRNPYIVEYKEAWVEKGCYVCIVIGYCEGGDMSEAIKKANSNHFSEEKLCMWFVQLLMALDYLHINHILHRDVKCSNIFLTKDQNIRLGDFGLAKVLTSDDLACSVVGTPSYMCPELLADIPYGSKSDIWSLGCCIYEMAAFKPAFKAFDMQALINKINKSAVPPLPTMYSGAFRGLVKSMLRKSPDHRPNAAELLKHPHLQPYVFELQLKSTPRNLFSAKLPTKYVTNKASLSDAEDNCPSKYSKSHSFKLERAVKFDQDTSRHGGPGSTTGKDCPELSEQMEGLPDQVTKNVTDELIHEKYSKVTRSPAPTPRRASSTPRRHLEPSKTFHARTAHKEPPSSRSSTNQTGQATRRESLPMRMVKTPDKKQATDILTRLKSPDVSVNSPRIDRIAEFPLASFQNPLHRITKLTSPSVIDQSITKDKCTFQVLRSDSENYIDSPDIDLLGADNSPRSSSDWRQRRFDTRSYQQRAEALEGLLEFSVQLLQQERFEELGILLKPFGPGKASPRETVIWLSRSLKETGL from the exons ATGGAGCAGTACGAGGTGTTGGAGCAGATTGGCAAGGGTTCATTCGGCTCGGCGCTCCTGGTGAGGCACAAGGTTGAGAGGAAAAG GTATGTCTTGAAGAAGATCCGCCTTGCACGCCAGACCAACCGGTGCCGTCGATCAGCACACCAGGAG ATGGAGCTCATTGCAAAAGTAAGGAATCCTTACATTGTGGAATACAAAGAGGCTTGGGTAGAGAAG GGTTGCTACGTGTGTATTGTCATTGGTTACTGCGAGGGAGGGGACAT GTCCGAGGCCATCAAGAAGGCTAACAGTAACCATTTCTCAGAAGAG AAACTTTGTATGTGGTTTGTGCAGCTCCTGATGGCACTTGATTACTTGCATATCAATCATATCCTTCATCGTGATGTCAAG TGCTCAAATATATTTCTCACAAAGGATCAAAACATAAGGCTTG GTGATTTTGGTCTTGCTAAAGTCTTAACTTCTGACGATTTAGCTTGTTCA GTTGTGGGAACTCCAAGTTACATGTGCCCTGAACTTCTTGCTGACATTCCATATGGTTCCAAGTCTGACATATGGTCCCTTG GCTGCTGCATCTATGAGATGGCTGCTTTCAAGCCTGCGTTCAAAGCATTT GATATGCAAGCACTGATAAATAAGATTAACAAGTCTGCTGTACCTCCTCTACCAACGATGTACTCTGGTGCATT TAGGGGACTCGTCAAAAGCATGCTGCGCAAAAGTCCAGATCATAGACCAAAT GCTGCAGAACTGCTTAAGCATCCACACCTTCAGCCCTACGTGTTCGAACTCCAATTGAAATCGACTCCTCGCAATTTGTTCTCTGCTAAGCTTCCTACCAAATACGTCACAAATAAGGCTTCACTTTCTGATGCCGAAGACAATTGTCCATCCAAATACAGCAAGAGCCATTCATTTAAATTGGAGAGGGCTGTAAAATTTGACCAAGACACTTCTAGGCATGGCGGTCCTGGTTCTACAACTGGGAAAGACTGCCCAGAACTAAGTGAACAAATGGAGGGATTGCCAGACCAAGTCACCAAGAATGTTACTGACGAACTGATACATGAGAAGTATTCAAAAGTTACAAGATCTCCTGCACCTACTCCGAGAAGAGCTTCATCGACACCAAGAAGACATCTAGAACCTTCAAAGACATTTCATGCTAGAACAGCTCACAAGGAG CCTCCATCGTCAAGGTCTTCAACAAACCAAACGGGTCAAGCCACACGGAGAGAATCGCTCCCCATGCGTATGGTCAAAACTCCTGATAAGAAGCAGGCCACCGACATTCTCACCAGATTGAAATCTCCTGACGTTTCAGTAAACTCTCCTCGAATCGACAGAATTGCTGAATTTCCACTAGCATCCTTTCAAAACCCATTGCATCGCATCACAAAGCTCACATCGCCATCTGTCATTGATCAATCCATTACCAAGGACAAGTGCACTTTCCAAGTGCTCCGAAGCGATAGCGAAAACTACATTGACTCTCCTGACATCGACCTTCTTGGTGCTGACAATTCACCTAGGAGTTCATCTGATTGGAGGCAGAGAAGGTTTGACACGAGGTCTTACCAGCAGAGAGCTGAGGCTCTGGAGGGATTGCTTGAGTTCAGTGTCCAATTGCTACAGCAGGAGAGGTTTGAGGAGTTGGGGATCTTGCTGAAGCCATTCGGACCCGGTAAGGCATCTCCAAGAGAGACAGTCATATGGTTGTCAAGGAGTTTGAAAGAAACTGGACTATAA